The DNA window GTATCGCGCCCGAGCTGGCCCAGTTGAACGATAAAAACCTAGACAACGATATGCCGTCGCGCGTAGCGAGCAGCAACGACACCGATGTGCCGGGCGATTACCAGCAGGCCGAAGCGTTAGCTGCCGAAGGCAATGATGCTGAAGCGAGCGGAGAAGGCGCATCCGTTGTTGATTCCAGCGACTCCATGGGTCATAAAGTGGCCGATGCCGATTGGAACACAACCACGGAAGACGGCGCAATCCCGGCGAAGCGTGCCGATGAGCCAGACCGGACGTTAGGCAACTCGTAGGATATATCAGTATATTGAAAAGGGCGGACCCGACGGTTCGCCCTTTTTGCGTTTATACCCCGGAACACTTCTAGTTTGCCCGGCCGACAGCGGGCGTACGAAGCCGATTCAATGTGTAGCAGATAACGGAGTTCATCAATTGCTTCGAACCGGCGGTCAGCTTGGCCAGATGCAGCTCGTAAATACGCTTCGGACGCAGTTGCGATAGCGTCAGCGATACCGTTCGGCGGTCGGGCGAGAGTTGTACTGCGGTAACTGGCACCGTCTGTACGTCTTTCTGTGGCGAGCCGTAGGCGCGGTGGTACTCGTAATAGTAGGAGCGGACTTGATAGTTTGCCAGCTGACGGGCAGTGGCTTCGTCGACGGGCTGCGTGAATGTCAGATCGAATCCGGTTGGGGTGAGTGTCATCGCCAGAATATCGAGTGGCGTACCGCCCGTGTATCGGATGCGCTGAAGGCCCCGGTCGCCCAGCCAGCCGTGGTCGGTTTGGCCCAGCCATAAACTACCGTCGGGCGAAAAAGCCAGTCGATTGTTGCCAATCCGCAGCGGTGTCCCGTTCGACCCACCTTTCGCGAAAAAAGGTACGCATGCGCCCTGCATCTGTCCGTCGACCATGTCGGGCAAAACGCGCAGCAGGTGCGGAAAATCCATCTCGCCAACGAACGTCTGACCAGCGAAAGGGCCAAATTTGCCACCGCTGTTGTCGACTACCATCTGGGTAGGCGAGTGCGCCATAATCTCGTGCGGAAAAGCGATACTTTCGACCGTCCGCATGCTGTCGAGGGTTTGGGGCGAAAGCGTCAGCGGGTCGATATCGGGAAAGCCGGGTCGCCAGACCAGACTCGTTGGGTGACCGTAGAACTTACCTTCTTCCACGTTGTAGAGTTTACTGGTACCGAGCCAGTCGCCCTGGTTGTCGGTGACCAGTAGCCGCCCCTGCGCGTCGATGCCAAGACCATTTGGCGACCGAAAGCCACTGGCATACGGTTTCACTTTGCCATTGGGCGTAATCTGCATAACCCAGCCCCGGTAGGGTACGCAGGCATACATCCGCCCCGGCCGTCCCAGCGAGTCGTACTGTCCCCGTAACTCGTCACGGATACCCGCGCCGTTGGATGCTGTGTTCAGGCTGATGTACAGATTACCCTTGCTGTCGCGGACGGGGCCGAACGCAAATTCGTGGTAGTTGCCCGACATACCAAACTGGTCGGCTACCGTTTCGTAGGTATCGGCCACACCGTCGCCGTTGGTATCGGTCAGGCGGGTCAGTTCGGGGCGTTGCATCACCAGCAGTTCACGATTGCTGACTGCGAGTATGCCCAGCGGATCGTGCAGACCTTCGGCAAACAGCTTCCAAGTCTTTGTTTTGGGGTTGTACAACATTACCTCACCCCGGTGAAAGCAGGCTGCCAGTCGCCCGTCGGGCAGAAAGGTTAGCCCGCCCGTTTCGACCGTCAGACCGGCAGGTGTCGGAATCGTTTCGATGGTGTAATAGTCCGAAATCGTATCGGTGGGGGCAGCCCAGAAACACAGCGATGCCAGGAGGGTGAGCAGCATAGATTAAAGCGTTGAGAGCGTAAGCGAAAACTGACGCGTACCAGCCGGTAGCCGAACCTGATTGTTTTGTAGCCGCCCGGCCGAAGGTTTGTACTGAATGCCCGGCTGAGCCGTGGCGTTAAAGGTCAGTGGTTGCCGGGTGGGGGAAATGGTAAACGTTCGCACCAGCCCGCGACCACCCGCCCGTGCCCGGACCAGTTCACGGATTTCCACACCATTGACCAGATACCGGAATTCCGGGTACCGGTCGATCAGGCGGTAGCCTTTGAACTGCACAACGGGCGTTTGGCTACCTACCCGCCACGGAAACCCGTCGGTATCGCGGTAGTAGATGTCGCCCACAACGGTGGTAAACCGCTGCCCTTTCCCGTCCCATTGCTCCGTATTGTCGACAAAGCCCCCCGACCACGCATAACGCAGTCGACACGAACCCGCGTCGAACACGTACGATTGGCCACCATCGGCACCGGGCAGGCCGACCGCGATAGCCGCCGGGCCGCAGTCGGCCATAAACGTTCGGCAGACGGCGGGGAGTGTCAGCGGATAGGGGTGCCCCGACGCTTTGGCGTGCTGGTGCATACCAACTTCGGCTACGCGATCCAGATTGGGCAGGTTGCGGTCGGTTTTGGGGTCGGGCAGCTTCTCCGGCTCATTCGTTGCGTAAACGACACCGTACATGACGGCTCCGTGCCCCGGATAGGTGCAAACAAACGGGTAAGCGCCGTCGGCTACCCTGACCGTCAACGAATCAGCAGCACCGGGCTCCACACTGACGGTATGCGCCAGCACATCATCCATAGCCGGAACGTGATGCATGGCAGGCCCTTTGTCGCCCAGCGCCAGCGCAAACTCAACCACCCGCAGCCGGGCGTTCGGCCGGGTAACGACGAGGTTATGGGCCATGTCGTCTTTGTTGAGAAAAACCAGATGCAACCGCGTGTTCGGCTTCACAACCAATCGCTTCTGATCGAACTGCAACCCGCCCGACGTCGTAATGGTAATTGTTGTATCGCGCTGTGCCCACGCCGACAGATTCAGCAGCAAGGCAGTCAGCAGCAACAGTGATTTATACATATCCGTAAAAGCAAAATCGACCCGTATTTTAACGTGTAGCTGGAGTACCCGCCAGGCTACTCACTCGCTAACAATACCTGAACGGCGGCAACGGGAAGCAACGTTCCCTGCCGGATCTGCGCTTCCAGCGCTGCGAGTTGTTCCCGCATTCCCGACTGATTGTAGAAACGGCTGTCGAGCTGGTGTCGGAGCAGAGCGCGAAACCAGGTGAGCTGCTGTTCCTGCCGACGTTGTAGAAACACACCGTTTTGCTGCATCTGCCGCTGATGATCGACGATCGTCTGCCAGAGTAACGGTATGCCCTCGCCGGACAGTGCTGAGCAGGTCAATACCGGGGGCGACCAACCCGTGCCGGTGGGTGGAAACAAGTGCAGGGCGTTGGCGTAGTCGAGTTGGGCGCGTCGGGCGAGGGGTACGTTGTCGCCATCAGCTTTGGTGATGGCCAGTCCGTCGGCCAGTTCCATGATCCCCCGTTTCATCCCCTGCAACTCGTCGCCCGCGCCAGCCAGCATCAACAGCAGAAAGAAATCGACCAACCCATGTACGACTGTTTCCGACTGCCCAACGCCCACCGTCTCGACCAGAATCACGTCGAAACCTGCCGCTTCGCAGAGCAGCATCGTTTCGCGGGTGTGATGGGCAACCCCGCCCAGCGAGTCGCCCGCCGGGGAAGGCCGTATGTAAGCCGACGGGTTCATCGACAGCGTTTCCATGCGCGTTTTGTCGCCCAGTAAACTCCCGCCCGATCGCTGACTGGTTGGGTCAATGGCAAGCACCGCCAGCTTATGGCCGAGTTGCGTCAGGTGTGTGCCAAACGACTCGATAAACGTGCTTTTTCCCACGCCCGGTACACCCGTAATGCCCACCCGAATTGCCTTGCCGGCATCGGGCAGTATTCGCCCCAGTACCGCCTGTGCCAATGCCTGATCGTCGGCCCGGCGACTTTCAACCAGCGTAATAGCCCGACTCAACAATAGTCGGTCGCCCTGCCGGATACCATCGGCGTACTGTTCGGGCGTAAGACGGTGACGCATAGGCAGCGGGGATCAGCGTAAATCGTCGGGGGTCGTGATTTTGATATTCTCATAGGCTCCTTCGATCAACGAAATTGGGAAGCCCGAAAACTCCAGCACACTGGCGCAGTCGGTAAAAAATGGCTGCTCGTCAACTGCAAACGCCTGCCGGAACCAGTCGAGCCGAAACGTTTGGGGCGTTTGTACAAGCTGATACTGCCGCCGGTCAACGGCGCGGCTGCGCCCATCGGCGTCGACTATACGCACGGAATCTTTTACCAGTACCGCCGTCACCGCCGATCCCAGCCGTTCGGCTGTGTCAAAGCTGTTCTGGATAATGTCAGGTGAAATAAACGGTCGGACGCCGTCGTGTACCGCAACCAGCGTGCCTGTTGTGGGGATAGCCGCCAGGCCGCACCGTACCGACTGAAATCGGGATGCTCCGCCGTCGATGGTCTGAATACCGGGAAAAAACTGGTGTTGTTCGCAGAGAGCCCGCCAGCTATCCTGCTCACGGGCGGGTAGCACCAGAATGAGTTGCGACGCTGGCAGAACGGCCAGAAAGCGTTCAAGCGTGTGTTGTAGAATGGGCTTGTCGCGCAGCAGCAGAAACTGCTTGGGTATATCGGCTTTCATCCGACTACCGCTGCCGCCGGCAACGATGATGGCGTAGTTACTCAAAACTCGTCGGGTACTAATCAGTGGTCGATAGCACAAAGCTACAACCCAGACTGATTAGTACCCGACGAGTTTATGAATCGACAGGAGTACAGGATTGTTAACTTTTCGAATCCTGTACTCCTGTCAAAAAAATTATAGAATCAGCATCGCGTCACCGTAGGTGAAGAAGCGGTACTTCTCCTTGATGGCTTGCTGATACGCTTCCTTGATAAGCTCGTGACCACCAAACGCACTCGTCATCATCACCAGAATCGACTCCGGCAGGTGCAGGTTGGTCAGCAGCGAGTTAGCAATTTTGAAATCGTAAGGAGGGAAAATAAACCGGTCCGTCCAGCCTTCAACAGGCTTGAGCCGACTGTTTGCCGATACCGACGATTCAACAGCTTTCAGCGACGTTGTACCGATGGCACAAACCCGCTTGCCCGCGTCGAGGGCCGTATTGACGATTTGCGCAGCGTCATCGCCGATGCGGTAATTTTCCGAATCGGTCTTGTGTTTAGTCAGATCTTCAACATCGACCTGCCGGAACGTGCCCAGCCCGACGTGCAGTGTAACCGGCGCAAAGTGAATGCCTTTGATCTCCATCCGCTTC is part of the Spirosoma rhododendri genome and encodes:
- a CDS encoding PQQ-dependent sugar dehydrogenase, which produces MLLTLLASLCFWAAPTDTISDYYTIETIPTPAGLTVETGGLTFLPDGRLAACFHRGEVMLYNPKTKTWKLFAEGLHDPLGILAVSNRELLVMQRPELTRLTDTNGDGVADTYETVADQFGMSGNYHEFAFGPVRDSKGNLYISLNTASNGAGIRDELRGQYDSLGRPGRMYACVPYRGWVMQITPNGKVKPYASGFRSPNGLGIDAQGRLLVTDNQGDWLGTSKLYNVEEGKFYGHPTSLVWRPGFPDIDPLTLSPQTLDSMRTVESIAFPHEIMAHSPTQMVVDNSGGKFGPFAGQTFVGEMDFPHLLRVLPDMVDGQMQGACVPFFAKGGSNGTPLRIGNNRLAFSPDGSLWLGQTDHGWLGDRGLQRIRYTGGTPLDILAMTLTPTGFDLTFTQPVDEATARQLANYQVRSYYYEYHRAYGSPQKDVQTVPVTAVQLSPDRRTVSLTLSQLRPKRIYELHLAKLTAGSKQLMNSVICYTLNRLRTPAVGRAN
- a CDS encoding plastocyanin/azurin family copper-binding protein, encoding MYKSLLLLTALLLNLSAWAQRDTTITITTSGGLQFDQKRLVVKPNTRLHLVFLNKDDMAHNLVVTRPNARLRVVEFALALGDKGPAMHHVPAMDDVLAHTVSVEPGAADSLTVRVADGAYPFVCTYPGHGAVMYGVVYATNEPEKLPDPKTDRNLPNLDRVAEVGMHQHAKASGHPYPLTLPAVCRTFMADCGPAAIAVGLPGADGGQSYVFDAGSCRLRYAWSGGFVDNTEQWDGKGQRFTTVVGDIYYRDTDGFPWRVGSQTPVVQFKGYRLIDRYPEFRYLVNGVEIRELVRARAGGRGLVRTFTISPTRQPLTFNATAQPGIQYKPSAGRLQNNQVRLPAGTRQFSLTLSTL
- the meaB gene encoding methylmalonyl Co-A mutase-associated GTPase MeaB, encoding MRHRLTPEQYADGIRQGDRLLLSRAITLVESRRADDQALAQAVLGRILPDAGKAIRVGITGVPGVGKSTFIESFGTHLTQLGHKLAVLAIDPTSQRSGGSLLGDKTRMETLSMNPSAYIRPSPAGDSLGGVAHHTRETMLLCEAAGFDVILVETVGVGQSETVVHGLVDFFLLLMLAGAGDELQGMKRGIMELADGLAITKADGDNVPLARRAQLDYANALHLFPPTGTGWSPPVLTCSALSGEGIPLLWQTIVDHQRQMQQNGVFLQRRQEQQLTWFRALLRHQLDSRFYNQSGMREQLAALEAQIRQGTLLPVAAVQVLLASE
- a CDS encoding 2-C-methyl-D-erythritol 4-phosphate cytidylyltransferase; translation: MKADIPKQFLLLRDKPILQHTLERFLAVLPASQLILVLPAREQDSWRALCEQHQFFPGIQTIDGGASRFQSVRCGLAAIPTTGTLVAVHDGVRPFISPDIIQNSFDTAERLGSAVTAVLVKDSVRIVDADGRSRAVDRRQYQLVQTPQTFRLDWFRQAFAVDEQPFFTDCASVLEFSGFPISLIEGAYENIKITTPDDLR